From one Streptomyces mobaraensis genomic stretch:
- the eccCa gene encoding type VII secretion protein EccCa, with the protein MSQIVVKRPPRVMPPEPDADELQLEPPPELPRGQQEGMAMQLLPMLGMGSSVVFFFMPGTQPFMKIMGVMMLLSTVAMAIAQVVRYRKGSQGAAVDGRRDYLKYLAQTRRKVRRTARAQRDAQFYLHPGPEQLWALVAERSRLWERRVSDKDFGQVRIGLGPQQLWTPLVAPTTAPVEELEPLSAGAMQQFLATHGSLDGLPVAVSMRAFYHVVVTGEADAVRGAARSMVAGLAALHSPDDLVIAVVADGEAAPEWDWTKWLPHTQAPGTADGAGTKRLFSDHLPEVEELLAKRLEGRSRFSREAQPVLDQPHVVVVLDGGAVPPESLLASPEGLQGVTVLEIAPGEEDEPRGGLCITVRPGALRLESATAVYQGVPDDLPVPVAEALARQMAPLCVGAAGDDEEPLLANLEFTDLLGLGDAASVDTATTWRPRSRADRLRVPIGVGEDGAPVMLDLKEAAEDGMGPHGLCVGATGSGKSELLRTLVLGLAVTHSSENLNFVLADFKGGATFSGMAELPHVAAVITNLADDLTLVDRMRDSITGELQRRQELLRAAGNYANLNDYEKARAAGAPLEPLASLVLVIDEFSELLTAKPDFIDMFIQIGRIGRSLGVHLLLASQRLEEGRLRGLDTYLSYRIGLRTFSAAESRTALGVPDAYHLPSVPGSGYLKFGTDEMTRFKAAYVSGTYRDGAGALTRTGPLPADRRPVLFTAAPVPVRYQAPDPDFSYTPARPDDDALADTVLDVIVRRLEGQGPGAHQVWLPPLNKAPSMDQLLPRLTATPERGLHCPDPQTTGGLRVPLGLLDKPFEQRRDVLVRDFSGAAGHMLIVGGPRSGKSTLLRTLIAGFALTHTPHEVQFYGLDFGGGGLSAVEGLPHVGGIASRLDPEKIRRTVAEVTGILNRREEFFRDNSIDSIATYRRLRAAGRLPDEPWGDVFLVIDGWQTFKTDYEALEPYIADITTRGLGLGVHLVVTVSRYMEMRAALKDQFLSRLELRLGDPLDSELDRKIAVNVPVGVPGRGITAEKLHFLGGLPRVDGGSGGGDDLSDATADFVKAAVDAWPGPHAPQVRMLPRMLSARELPDGHAQPGRGVAIGLDEMNLAPVFVNFDTDPFFAVYGESESGKTALLRLLIKQLTERYAPEEALFLVADYRRSLLECVPEPYLVGYATTQNAFTEYLTDMNTLIGSRIPGTDVTPQQLRDRSWWKGPRAFIIVDDYDLVATSSGNPMAQLVDNLPYARDAGVNIIIARSSAGAGRSAYEPFIQRFKELGAQGVLLSGNSSEGELLGNIKPRPLPPGRGLFVSRRGGASLVQTGWVATEE; encoded by the coding sequence GTGAGTCAGATCGTCGTCAAACGTCCGCCCCGGGTCATGCCGCCCGAGCCCGACGCGGATGAGCTGCAGCTCGAACCCCCTCCCGAACTGCCCCGCGGGCAGCAGGAGGGCATGGCGATGCAGCTGCTGCCCATGCTCGGCATGGGCTCGTCGGTCGTCTTCTTCTTCATGCCCGGCACCCAGCCGTTCATGAAGATCATGGGCGTGATGATGCTGCTGTCGACGGTCGCGATGGCGATCGCGCAGGTCGTCCGCTACCGCAAGGGCTCGCAGGGGGCGGCCGTCGACGGCCGGCGCGACTACCTCAAGTACCTGGCGCAGACCCGGCGGAAGGTGCGGCGCACGGCGCGGGCGCAGCGGGACGCGCAGTTCTACCTGCACCCCGGGCCCGAGCAGCTGTGGGCGCTGGTCGCCGAGCGCAGCCGGCTGTGGGAGCGGCGCGTCTCCGACAAGGACTTCGGGCAGGTGCGGATCGGTCTCGGCCCGCAGCAGCTCTGGACGCCGCTGGTGGCGCCGACCACGGCGCCGGTGGAGGAGCTGGAGCCGCTGTCGGCCGGTGCCATGCAGCAGTTCCTGGCGACGCACGGCTCGTTGGACGGGCTGCCGGTGGCGGTGTCGATGCGCGCCTTCTACCACGTGGTCGTCACCGGCGAGGCGGACGCCGTGCGGGGTGCCGCGCGGTCGATGGTGGCCGGGCTGGCCGCCCTGCACTCCCCCGACGACCTGGTGATCGCGGTCGTCGCGGACGGCGAGGCGGCGCCGGAGTGGGACTGGACCAAGTGGCTGCCGCACACCCAGGCGCCCGGCACGGCCGACGGCGCGGGCACCAAGCGGCTGTTCAGCGACCACCTGCCGGAGGTCGAGGAGCTGCTGGCCAAGCGACTGGAGGGGCGCAGCCGGTTCAGCCGGGAGGCCCAGCCGGTGCTGGACCAGCCGCACGTCGTGGTGGTGCTGGACGGCGGCGCGGTGCCGCCGGAGTCGCTGCTCGCCTCGCCCGAGGGGCTGCAGGGCGTCACCGTCCTGGAGATCGCCCCGGGCGAGGAGGACGAGCCGCGCGGCGGGCTGTGCATAACCGTCCGGCCGGGCGCGCTGCGGCTGGAGTCGGCGACCGCCGTCTACCAGGGCGTGCCCGACGACCTGCCGGTGCCGGTCGCCGAGGCGCTCGCCCGGCAGATGGCCCCGCTCTGCGTGGGCGCCGCCGGGGACGACGAGGAACCGCTGCTGGCCAACCTGGAGTTCACCGACCTGCTGGGGCTGGGCGACGCCGCCTCCGTGGACACGGCCACGACGTGGCGGCCGCGCTCGCGGGCCGACCGGCTGCGGGTGCCGATCGGCGTCGGCGAGGACGGCGCGCCCGTCATGCTCGACCTCAAGGAGGCCGCGGAGGACGGCATGGGCCCGCACGGCCTGTGCGTCGGCGCCACCGGTTCCGGCAAGTCCGAGCTGCTGCGCACGCTGGTGCTCGGCCTGGCGGTCACCCACTCGTCCGAGAACCTGAACTTCGTCCTCGCCGACTTCAAGGGCGGCGCGACGTTCTCCGGCATGGCCGAACTGCCGCACGTCGCGGCCGTCATCACCAACCTCGCCGACGACCTCACGCTCGTCGACCGCATGCGCGACTCCATCACCGGTGAGCTCCAGCGCCGCCAGGAGCTGCTGCGCGCCGCGGGCAACTACGCCAACCTCAACGACTACGAGAAGGCGCGGGCCGCGGGCGCTCCGCTGGAGCCGCTGGCCTCGCTGGTGCTGGTCATCGACGAGTTCAGCGAACTCCTCACCGCCAAACCCGACTTCATCGACATGTTCATCCAGATCGGCCGCATCGGCCGGTCCCTGGGCGTGCACCTGCTGCTGGCCTCGCAGCGCCTGGAGGAGGGCCGGCTGCGCGGCCTGGACACCTACCTGTCGTACCGGATCGGCCTGCGGACCTTCTCCGCCGCCGAGTCCCGTACGGCGCTGGGCGTGCCGGACGCGTACCACCTGCCGTCCGTCCCGGGCTCCGGCTACCTGAAGTTCGGCACCGACGAGATGACGCGGTTCAAGGCCGCCTACGTGTCGGGCACGTACCGCGACGGCGCGGGCGCCCTGACCCGTACCGGCCCGCTGCCCGCCGACCGCCGCCCGGTGCTCTTCACTGCGGCGCCGGTGCCCGTCCGCTACCAGGCGCCGGACCCGGACTTCAGCTACACCCCGGCGCGGCCGGACGACGACGCGCTCGCCGACACCGTCCTCGACGTCATCGTCCGCCGGCTGGAGGGCCAGGGCCCGGGCGCCCACCAGGTGTGGCTGCCGCCGCTCAACAAGGCGCCGTCCATGGACCAGCTGCTCCCCCGCCTGACGGCCACCCCCGAGCGCGGTCTGCACTGCCCGGACCCCCAGACGACCGGCGGCCTGCGGGTCCCGCTCGGCCTGCTGGACAAGCCGTTCGAGCAGCGGCGCGACGTCCTGGTCCGGGACTTCTCCGGCGCGGCCGGCCACATGCTGATCGTCGGCGGTCCGCGGTCCGGCAAGTCCACGCTGCTGCGCACCCTGATCGCCGGGTTCGCGCTCACCCACACCCCGCACGAGGTGCAGTTCTACGGGCTGGACTTCGGCGGCGGCGGGCTGAGCGCCGTCGAGGGGCTGCCGCACGTCGGCGGCATCGCGTCCCGGCTGGACCCGGAGAAGATCCGCCGGACGGTCGCCGAGGTGACCGGCATCCTCAACCGGCGCGAGGAGTTCTTCCGCGACAACAGCATCGACTCCATCGCCACCTACCGCCGGCTGCGCGCCGCCGGACGGCTGCCCGACGAGCCGTGGGGCGACGTCTTCCTCGTCATCGACGGCTGGCAGACGTTCAAGACGGACTACGAGGCGCTGGAGCCGTACATCGCCGACATCACCACGCGCGGTCTCGGTCTCGGCGTCCACCTCGTCGTCACCGTCTCCCGCTACATGGAGATGCGGGCGGCGCTCAAGGACCAGTTCCTGAGCCGGCTGGAGCTGCGGCTCGGTGACCCGCTCGACTCCGAGCTCGACCGGAAGATCGCGGTGAACGTCCCGGTGGGCGTGCCCGGGCGCGGTATCACCGCCGAGAAGCTGCACTTCCTGGGCGGTCTGCCGCGCGTCGACGGCGGTTCGGGAGGCGGCGACGACCTCTCGGACGCCACCGCCGACTTCGTCAAGGCGGCGGTGGACGCCTGGCCCGGCCCGCACGCGCCGCAGGTCCGGATGCTGCCGCGGATGCTGTCCGCCCGCGAACTGCCCGACGGGCACGCGCAGCCGGGCCGCGGCGTGGCCATCGGCCTCGACGAGATGAACCTCGCGCCCGTCTTCGTCAACTTCGACACCGACCCGTTCTTCGCGGTCTACGGCGAGAGCGAGTCCGGGAAGACGGCACTGCTGCGGCTGCTGATCAAGCAGCTCACCGAGCGGTACGCGCCCGAGGAGGCGCTGTTCCTCGTCGCCGACTACCGGCGCAGCCTGCTGGAGTGCGTGCCGGAGCCCTACCTCGTGGGCTACGCCACCACCCAGAACGCCTTCACCGAGTACCTCACCGACATGAACACCCTGATCGGCAGCCGCATCCCGGGCACGGACGTGACCCCGCAGCAGCTGCGCGACCGGAGCTGGTGGAAGGGCCCGCGGGCGTTCATCATCGTCGACGACTACGACCTGGTCGCCACCTCGTCCGGCAACCCGATGGCACAGCTCGTCGACAACCTGCCGTACGCGCGCGACGCCGGCGTCAACATCATCATCGCCCGCAGCAGCGCGGGCGCGGGCCGCTCCGCGTACGAGCCGTTCATCCAGCGCTTCAAGGAACTCGGCGCCCAGGGCGTCCTGCTGTCCGGCAACTCGAGCGAGGGCGAACTCCTCGGCAACATCAAGCCGCGCCCGCTGCCGCCGGGGCGGGGCCTGTTCGTGTCCCGGCGGGGCGGGGCCTCGCTGGTGCAGACGGGGTGGGTGGCCACGGAGGAGTAG
- a CDS encoding SUKH-3 domain-containing protein produces MPGQDHHTAPGHTAPDDTAPGQTAPTHPPPDDTTAWLTSHGWYPGRDTGNTLAPHIARRVRDFHDQGEELTPTHTAVTFLRTYGGLCLPLSERVRLVTEPDGGHVEIAEDVADLAAHLGQRLFPVAYETDEGSVHLVDETDRFFLLHPSGTFYLGTGAQEAFTKRHRPRPTLVDAWSLHAHRPGTSHRPRTPHQPGTPHQPGTP; encoded by the coding sequence GTGCCGGGACAGGACCACCACACCGCGCCCGGCCACACCGCACCCGACGACACCGCACCTGGCCAAACCGCGCCCACCCACCCCCCACCCGACGACACCACCGCCTGGCTCACGTCCCACGGCTGGTACCCCGGCCGCGACACCGGGAACACCCTGGCGCCGCACATCGCCCGACGCGTCCGCGACTTCCACGACCAAGGCGAGGAACTGACCCCCACCCACACAGCGGTGACGTTCCTCCGCACGTACGGCGGCCTGTGCCTGCCCCTCTCCGAACGGGTGCGCCTCGTCACCGAACCGGACGGCGGACACGTCGAGATCGCCGAGGACGTCGCGGACCTCGCGGCGCACCTCGGGCAGCGCCTCTTCCCCGTGGCCTACGAGACGGACGAAGGGTCGGTCCACCTCGTGGACGAGACCGACCGCTTCTTCCTCCTCCACCCCTCCGGCACCTTCTACCTCGGCACCGGAGCCCAGGAAGCGTTCACCAAGCGCCACCGCCCCCGCCCCACACTCGTCGACGCCTGGAGCCTCCACGCCCACCGGCCCGGGACATCACACCGGCCTAGGACACCGCACCAGCCCGGGACACCGCACCAGCCCGGGACACCATGA
- a CDS encoding SUKH-3 domain-containing protein, with amino-acid sequence MSGRGGRGREALLAAGWTPDRDAGYNALHGMLTAVSTVSPDGTASWEPFPAAENALRSFHGLTVRPAGPGAEVAAHGCVVDPARARFAVRAAADFGREIGARLFPLGVTDAETPLFVDEEGRLFAADTGGWWVLGDSVEDGLTAVAEGRAPRRIAAADHGWRLGRLPAEDVVADLVKTGMVLVYVLHRHGLLATRAVRFRVVGLRGHGPVRLDEVFRLAPGSLDHSAETLLGNVREAVGEIPLGAAEKSVELLPGTSGRRPHPGVTCTVSAGRQGAEGIGVRLTATTRTVLEKGDGLAGALDELSGYASQRVLAPARTPAATAASSTSQG; translated from the coding sequence ATGAGCGGAAGAGGCGGAAGAGGTCGCGAAGCACTGCTCGCGGCGGGCTGGACCCCCGACCGTGACGCCGGATACAACGCCCTGCACGGCATGCTGACGGCGGTCAGCACCGTCTCGCCGGACGGCACCGCCTCCTGGGAGCCCTTCCCGGCGGCGGAGAACGCGCTGCGCTCGTTCCACGGTCTGACCGTACGGCCGGCCGGCCCCGGGGCCGAGGTGGCGGCGCACGGCTGTGTCGTCGATCCGGCGCGGGCCCGTTTCGCCGTCCGCGCCGCCGCCGACTTCGGCCGGGAGATCGGCGCGCGGCTGTTCCCGCTGGGCGTCACGGACGCCGAGACTCCGCTGTTCGTGGACGAGGAGGGGCGGCTGTTCGCCGCCGACACCGGAGGCTGGTGGGTCCTCGGGGACTCCGTGGAGGACGGCCTGACCGCCGTCGCCGAGGGCCGCGCGCCGCGCCGGATCGCCGCCGCCGATCACGGCTGGCGTCTCGGCCGCCTGCCGGCGGAGGACGTGGTGGCCGACCTGGTCAAGACCGGCATGGTGCTCGTCTACGTACTGCACCGGCATGGCCTGCTCGCGACCCGCGCCGTCCGCTTCCGTGTCGTCGGCCTGCGTGGGCACGGTCCCGTCCGGCTGGACGAGGTCTTCCGCCTGGCGCCGGGCTCGCTCGATCACAGCGCGGAGACGCTGCTCGGGAACGTCCGCGAGGCCGTGGGCGAGATCCCCCTCGGAGCGGCCGAGAAGTCCGTCGAGCTCCTCCCCGGCACCTCGGGCAGACGCCCGCACCCCGGCGTGACCTGCACGGTCTCCGCCGGTCGGCAGGGCGCCGAGGGCATCGGCGTACGGCTGACGGCCACGACCCGCACGGTCCTGGAGAAAGGTGACGGCCTCGCCGGCGCCCTCGACGAACTGTCCGGCTACGCGAGCCAACGCGTGCTCGCCCCCGCCCGCACACCGGCCGCCACCGCCGCGTCGAGTACGTCCCAGGGCTGA
- a CDS encoding YwqJ-related putative deaminase: MSDIAPGVAASLLVQGKIFSMTNLSGPGTPHLHPAVRHFFDTLPPELREPYIGYCAESALVSDQFWGLDEGRSDGGHTALDEGAAHFAGAMVMSVKIREEGDPEHGETTLPCRSCTALLDRLGVGISRP, from the coding sequence ATGTCTGATATTGCCCCCGGCGTCGCCGCCAGCCTGCTCGTGCAAGGCAAGATCTTCAGCATGACCAACCTGTCCGGCCCGGGCACCCCCCACCTCCACCCGGCCGTGCGGCACTTCTTCGACACCCTCCCCCCTGAGCTCCGCGAGCCCTACATCGGCTATTGCGCCGAATCCGCCCTCGTCTCCGACCAGTTCTGGGGACTGGACGAGGGCCGGAGCGACGGCGGGCACACCGCCCTCGACGAGGGCGCCGCGCATTTCGCCGGGGCGATGGTGATGTCGGTGAAGATCCGTGAGGAAGGGGACCCGGAGCACGGGGAGACCACGCTTCCCTGCCGCTCCTGCACCGCCCTCCTCGACCGCCTAGGCGTTGGGATCAGCCGCCCATGA
- a CDS encoding SUKH-3 domain-containing protein: protein MGTEIPKSVVEEWLRSHGWSSERDIGDQADRLIAERVEDSARQGHPLRPSEAAVRFLHSFGGLDLAYPETPEIRWIVDPTVGYEGDAAEFAEFSEDLGRPLFPVGGETSEAGFLLMDDLGRCFYQHWSGRYYVGEDAWAAFAKRLRGTLMQDAEDFYV from the coding sequence GTGGGAACCGAAATCCCCAAGTCGGTCGTCGAAGAATGGCTGAGAAGTCATGGCTGGTCCTCTGAGAGGGACATCGGCGACCAAGCCGATCGACTGATCGCGGAGCGGGTGGAGGACAGCGCGCGGCAAGGCCATCCGCTCCGGCCTTCCGAGGCGGCGGTGCGATTCCTGCACTCCTTCGGGGGTTTGGACCTTGCGTATCCCGAAACCCCGGAGATCCGGTGGATCGTCGACCCCACCGTGGGATACGAAGGGGATGCGGCGGAGTTTGCGGAGTTCTCCGAAGACCTCGGCCGCCCGCTGTTCCCGGTGGGAGGGGAGACGTCCGAAGCGGGATTCTTGCTGATGGACGATCTGGGGCGCTGTTTCTATCAGCATTGGAGCGGCCGCTATTATGTGGGCGAGGACGCCTGGGCCGCTTTTGCGAAGCGGCTGCGGGGCACGCTGATGCAGGACGCGGAGGACTTTTATGTCTGA